Proteins from a genomic interval of Benincasa hispida cultivar B227 chromosome 7, ASM972705v1, whole genome shotgun sequence:
- the LOC120081713 gene encoding homeobox-leucine zipper protein ATHB-54 — protein sequence MDSETTHFLPKAEASSLPCFLVSDFCSSMKGEGNQGGKKRRLTVDQVRLLEKNFNDEIKLEHERKVQIAEEIGLRPRQVAVWFQNRRARSKTKRIESDYESLSVEYDKLKNDFDSLLKVNQELKAEVDQLRDKWAASEKKKNSFEPVEVEAMDSSVTELGKANTKTMAEILYKVQLGSYRQEEGSLSSSKSDGFYSESPTRENQSKSGNFLQEEEDELGYLGKLEDELSANELMDSFNILSNAVENQSLCFWSY from the exons ATGGATTCTGAAACAACCCATTTTCTACCAAAAGCTGAAGCTTCTTCTCTCCCCTGTTTTTTGGTGTCTGATTTTTGCTCTTCCATGAAAGGAGAAGGAAACCAAGGTGGAAAGAAAAGAAGGCTCACAGTGGATCAAGTTCGGTTGCTTGAGAAGAATTTTAATGATGAGATCAAGCTTGAACATGAGAGGAAAGTTCAAATTGCTGAGGAGATTGGTTTGCGGCCTCGTCAAGTTGCAGTTTGGTTTCAGAATCGAAGAGCTCGATCCAAAACCAAAAGAATTGAGAGTGATTATGAATCTTTGAGTGTTGAATATGATAAGCTTAAGAATGATTTTGACAGTCTTCTCAAGGTGAATCAAGAACTGAAAGCAGAG GTTGATCAACTAAGAGATAAATGGGCTGCTagtgagaagaagaagaattcttTTGAACCAGTTGAAGTTGAAGCCATGGATTCATCAGTCACAGAACTTGGAAAAGCAAATACAAAGACAATGGCTGAAATTTTGTACAAGGTGCAATTAGGGTCATACAGACAGGAAGAAGGTAGCCTAAGTTCAAGCAAAAGTGATGGTTTTTATTCTGAGAGCCCCACCAGGGAAAACCAATCAAAGTCAGGCAATTTcttgcaagaagaagaagatgaattagGCTACTTAGGGAAACTAGAAGATGAACTTTCTGCCAATGAGCTCATGGATTCCTTTAATATTCTTAGTAATGCAGTTGAAAATCAATCTCTCTGCTTCTGGTCTTATTGA
- the LOC120082205 gene encoding uncharacterized protein LOC120082205, with amino-acid sequence MTTSLPFTSPLISVFSPRKTLFSLKLNRPSITQSKQSLHLSSSCVNVRHFNYFKHVFSTSRIFRTVTRSSSNGFLEDDEILPSFEEKPVKVVLLVLFWASLSLAWFAASGDAKAAADSIRASNFGLKIASALQSSGWSPEAVVFALATLPVIELRGAIPVGYWLHLKPVALTVLSVLGNMVPVPFIILYLRKFATFLAGRNASASQFLDMLFKRAKEKAAPVEEFQWLGLMLFVAVPFPGTGAWTGAIIASILDMPFWSGVSANFFGVVVAGLLVNLLVNLGLKEAIVTGVILFIISTFMWSILRLIRKAFRK; translated from the exons ATGACTACTTCTTTACCATTCACTTCACCATTAATCTCCGTATTTTCGCCCAGAAAGACCCTTTTCTCGCTCAAGCTTAATCGGCCTTCCATTACTCAGAGTAAACAGTCTCTTCACTTGTCGAGTTCATGTGTAAATGTTCGccatttcaattattttaaacatgttttcTCTACTTCTCGGATCTTTCGTACTGTCACTCGAAGTTCGTCAAATGGGTTTCTCGAAGATGACGAGATTCTCCCCTCTTTTGAGGAGAAGCCGGTTAAAGTTGTGCTGTTGGTTCTGTTTTGGGCATCTCTATCCCTTGCTTGGTTTGCTGCTTCTGGGGATGCCAAAGCTGCTGCTGATTCTATCAGAGCTTCGAATTTTGGCTTAAAGATCGCCAGCGCATTGCAGAGCTCAGGCTGGTCTCCTGAGGCTGTAGTATTTGCCCTTGCTACGCTTCCTGTAATTGAGCTCCGTGGGGCCATTCCTGTTGGTTACTGGTTGCATCTGAAGCCTGTAGCTCTAACCGTTCTATCCGTACTTGG GAACATGGTTCCTGTACCATTTATCATACTCTATTTGAGGAAATTTGCAACTTTCCTAGCGGGAAGGAATGCTTCTGCCTCTCAATTCCTCGATATGTTATTCAAGAGGGCCAAAGAGAAAGCTGCACCTGTTGAAGAGTTTCAGTGGCTTGGTCTAATGCTATTTGTGGCCGTACCTTTCCCTGGAACAGGAGCTTGGACTGGTGCCATAATAGCTTCCATCTTAGATATGCCATTCTGGTCAGGTGTCTCTGCAAATTTCTTTGGTGTTGTAGTGGCAGGGCTTCTGGTCAATTTGTTGGTGAATCTTGGTCTGAAGGAGGCCATTGTCACTGGAGTtattcttttcattatatcaactTTCATGTGGAGCATTCTTCGACTGATAAGAAAAGCTTTCAGAAAATGA
- the LOC120081767 gene encoding pathogenesis-related thaumatin-like protein 3.5 gives MGFFHSFLLITLLFSSFYSSYGSIFTITNNCPHPIWPGTLSGSGTPPLPTTGFRLESGQSVRIPSTPGWSGRIWGRTGCNFDESGIGKCQTGDCGGRLECDGNGATPPASLFEITVGIGDDKDFYDVSIVDGYNLPLIVVPRGVYGPCNATGCASDLNLGCPKELQVVGGESGGVQGGVIACKSACEAFGLDQYCCSGQFANPNTCHPSIYSSIFKHACPKAYSYAYDDGTSTFTCKAYDYTIVFCPDADGSKKATNETISSPPGVEEPTNGEFIHLVSSSTILQQALPFSLAIVLLIIINLLF, from the exons ATGGGGTTTTTCCACTCCTTTCTTCTAATTACCCtccttttttcttccttctatTCTTCTTACGGTTCCATCTTCACAATCACAAACAATTGCCCTCATCCCATATGGCCCGGCACGCTTTCTGGCTCGGGCACGCCCCCGCTTCCCACGACCGGGTTCAGGTTGGAGTCGGGGCAAAGCGTTAGAATTCCATCGACTCCGGGATGGTCAGGACGGATTTGGGGAAGGACAGGATGTAATTTTGATGAATCTGGGATTGGGAAATGTCAAACTGGAGATTGTGGAGGAAGGCTGGAATGTGATGGGAATGGTGCTACTCCTCCTGCTTCTTTGTTTGAGATCACTGTGGGAATTGGCGATGATAAAGATTTTTATGATGTTAGTATTGTAGATGGGTATAATTTGCCGCTTATTGTTGTGCCACGAGGTGTCTATGGGCCTTGTAATGCCACTGGCTGTGCTTCCGATCTCAATTTAG GTTGTCCAAAAGAGTTGCAAGTAGTGGGGGGAGAGAGCGGCGGAGTACAAGGGGGAGTGATCGCATGCAAGAGCGCTTGCGAGGCGTTTGGGCTTGACCAATACTGCTGCAGTGGACAATTTGCAAACCCTAATACATGCCATCCATCCATTTACTCATCCATTTTCAAACATGCTTGTCCAAAGGCTTATAGTTATGCCTACGACGATGGCACTAGCACTTTCACTTGCAAAGCTTACGATTATACTATTGTTTTTTGCCCCGACGCCGATGG ATCAAAGAAAGCAACAAACGAAACAATAAGCAGTCCTCCAGGTGTGGAAGAGCCAACAAATGGGGAATTCATACATTTGGTTTCATCATCAACCATTCTCCAACAAGCCCTACCCTTTTCATTAGCAATTGTATTATTAATCATCATCAACTTACTCTTCTGA